In one window of Littorina saxatilis isolate snail1 linkage group LG11, US_GU_Lsax_2.0, whole genome shotgun sequence DNA:
- the LOC138979762 gene encoding uncharacterized protein — MCERQLTTPLRCPPTVTKEVAKSKEMKGSDIPSYSSTPAPAATEGPPVRWLPHKGGQDGHSKGTAMNCNACGDAVVQLLKELGVGQSSGPDSLQYRDVLVLGPSISVWSKGKSSKRAKKGLTGKLLDSGIPVQILTQGDKDTKFRDVALGLKNEVTVSDYETVSGLERRVVIGTGSSSDQVALQNRLLATSRCTAQLAWIGDITQK; from the exons ATGTGTGAGAGGCAACTGACCACTCCCCTGCGCTGTCCCCCCACGGTCACCAAGGAGGTTGCCAAGTCCAAGGAGATGAAAGGGAGCGACATCCCCTCCTACAGCTCCACCCCCGCCCCTGCAGCGACGGAGGGACCGCCGGTCAGGTGGCTGCCACACAAGGGCGGTCAGGACGGACATAGCAAGGGTACAGCGATGAACTGTAATGCTTGTGGAGACGCCGTTGTTCAGCTGCTGAAGGAGCTTGGTGTGGGTCAGAGTTCAG GTCCTGACTCACTGCAGTATCGAGACGTGCTAGTGCTGGGTCCTAGTATCAGCGTCTGGTCAAAAGGAAAAAGCAGCAAAAGGGCAAAGAAAGGACTCACTGGCAAATTACTTGACAGTGGCATACCCGTGCAAATACTTACACAGGGTGATAAAGACACTAAGTTCCGTGACGTTGCTCTGGGGTTGAAAAACGAGGTCACGGTATCGGATTATGAGACTGTGTCCGGTCTTGAAAGAAGGGTCGTCATTGGAACGGGATCATCCAGTGACCAGGTTGCCCTTCAAAACCGATTGCTGGCCACGTCCAGATGCACCGCACAGCTTGCATGGATCGGAGACATCACGCAAAAATAG
- the LOC138979468 gene encoding uncharacterized protein, whose amino-acid sequence MERPNNNQPPYRYNTNIELRINQPPQQPQSSHGGNTVQPPPPAHMYNQHAYSYNTNNVAGTSQPPQPTHFSHAGNTARLPPPAHMNNQILFWNNTNNAPCNTNPPRPTQFSCGGNTAIIPARAHMNNQPHRINSVSGTCQPPHFGQVVNTARLPPPAHMNNQPYNMNSVPWNSQPSQPLTHGPNTAMPTQTTAGCSLAPLQNHIQASLGFWLQCVNEWYPDRHKKTYFLPHLFFRKTQHRIAVIDHLGHLPVLVPEPPPKKPKLEQVPLYPPPLAQTHPIFPVAGSVFTLPHSDPAPLPRFIETDVLDDDAAERLLRCLRVLSKEHHEVMMVISQLDFRKYLDNNTDPINAANNAAACANLPRPVTMQQQQHHDGDFDVLIIHRHYGLIVCEVKAVGADRRNTPDLNQAVVGKVIKALKQLNKAKTVLNHLMSDMGPVQVTKTLVLPNVTSAELMQALSTAPQLQKVRVMLVQV is encoded by the exons ATGGAACGCCCGAACAACAACCAGCCTCCCTACCGGTACAATACAAACATCGAGCTACGGATCAACCAACCGCCACAACAACCACAATCCAGTCATGGAGGAAACACAGTTCAGCCTCCCCCGCCAGCACACATGTACAACCAGCATGCTTATAGTTACAACACCAACAATGTGGCAGGCACCAGCCAGCCTCCACAGCCAACACATTTCAGCCATGCTGGAAACACAGCTAGGCTCCCTCCACCAGCACACATGAACAACCAGATTCTCTTCTGGAACAATACAAACAATGCACCTTGCAACACTAACCCTCCACGGCCAACACAATTCAGCTGTGGAGGAAACACAGCTATAATTCCAGCGCGGGCACATATGAACAACCAGCCTCACCGTATAAACAGTGTGTCAGGTACATGCCAGCCTCCACATTTCGGCCAGGTTGTAAACACAGCTAGGCTCCCCCCACCAGCACATATGAACAACCAGCCTTACAATATGAACAGTGTGCCATGGAACAGCCAACCTTCACAGCCTCTCACTCATGGACCAAACACAGCTATGCCAACACAG ACAACAGCAGGGTGTTCACTAGCACCTCTTCAGAATCATATCCAAGCATCTCTGGGCTTTTGGCTTCAGTGCGTGAACGAATGGTATCCTGACCGTCATAAGAAAACGTACTTTCTTCCGCACCTGTTTTTCCGTAAGACGCAACATCGCATCGCTGTCATAGACCATCTTGGCCACCTGCCTGTTCTTGTTCCTGAGCCACCACCTAAAAAGCCAAAGCTTGAACAAGTGCCGCTCTATCCTCCTCCGTTGGCCCAGACTCACCCAATCTTCCCTGTGGCCGGCAGTGTCTTCACTCTGCCACACAGTGATCCTGCACCACTACCGCGTTTTATCGAAACTGACGTCTTGGACGATGATGCGGCTGAACGCCTACTGAGATGTCTGCGAGTTCTGTCCAAGGAACATCACGAAGTTATGATGGTCATTTCTCAACTTGACTTCCGCAAATACttggacaacaacactgacCCTATCAATGCAGCAAATAATGCAGCAGCTTGTGCCAACCTGCCGCGACCTGTCACgatgcagcaacagcagcaccACGACGGGGACTTTGACGTGCTCATCATCCACCGCCACTACGGCCTGATTGTGTGCGAGGTCAAGGCCGTGGGAGCAGACAGGAGGAACACCCCCGATCTCAACCAGGCGGTGGTGGGCAAAGTGATCAAGGCATTAAAGCAGCTGAACAAAGCCAAGACTGTGCTGAACCATCTTATGTCAGACATGGGCCCTGTCCAGgtcaccaagaccctcgtcctGCCCAACGTCACTTCCGCTGAACTGATGCAGGCACTCAGCACCGCCCCTCAGTTACAGAAGGTCAGGGTCATGCTTGTTCAAGTATAA
- the LOC138980751 gene encoding uncharacterized protein: protein MSNQGNSTGQTNQPTSGASTSSSQTSASPTFPLLSSWWQNITSLGAGPDQHMSDTVYDKLLARFCGPATTVEVPTVTAPRKAMAKPGKYTPASKVVRTEGEAVAETGLIHSLLALYPDQVDLLSDNTLCCVHLRGPLGTGKTIVLVIKAIQWLHQGHDVHVVSVVNESRAVSLLIERQLQCVLGSNPASGFGTVHRHDVNPYTPPDANKLAALASDGELYVIADEVFGSTSVYRYVSACHISLMGSLLNEGKQLVHIRYMWSASHLKV from the exons ATGAGTAACCAAGGCAACAGCACAGGTCAGACCAATCAACCCACCAGCGGAGCATCCACGTCATCCAGCCAGACGTCTGCCAGCCCGACCTTCCCCCTGTTGTCCTCCTGGTGGCAGAACATCACGTCACTTGGGGCCGGACCAGACCAACATATGTCAGACACAGTATATGACAAGCTTCTCGCAAG ATTTTGCGGTCCCGCCACAACGGTGGAGGTCCCCACAGTGACAGCCCCACGCAAAGCAATGGCCAAACCAGGGAAATACACCCCAGCAAGCAAAGTCGTGAGAACAGAGGGCGAGGCTGTGGCAGAAACCGGTCTCATCCACTCCTTGCTGGCTCTCTACCCAGACCAGGTCGACCTCCTCAGTGACAACACTCTGTGTTGTGTTCATCTGCGAGGACCACTAGGTACCGGGAAGACAATCGTCCTTGTCATCAAGGCCATTCAGTGGCTTCACCAAGGTCACGATGTTCACGTGGTCAGCGTGGTGAACGAAAGCCGCGCTGTGTCCTTACTGATTGAACGACAGCTGCAGTGTGTCCTTGGTTCAAATCCGGCGTCTGGCTTTGGCACTGTGCATCGTCATGATGTGAATCCCTACACTCCTCCTGATGCCAACAAGCTGGCAGCACTAGCTTCTGATGGGGAGCTCTACGTCATAGCAGACGAGGTTTTTGGGTCTACATCTGTTTACAGGTATGTTTCTGCATGTCACATTAGTTTGATGGGAAGTTTGCTGAATGAGGGAAAACAACTTGTCCACATCCGCTACATGTGGTCTGCTTCTCACTTGAAAGTGTAA